A window from Gottschalkiaceae bacterium SANA encodes these proteins:
- the thiI gene encoding tRNA 4-thiouridine(8) synthase ThiI, whose translation MKQVISLSYGEVALKGGNRKYFVDKLMKNLKLALRGYATDRIYQDRTKFYIECPSEIADEVYEQARKVFGFVVSSRAVVYDKDPDRLADQALEYVSSILEKDPTIKSFKFETKRNDKKFPMKSMDINPFLGGVILKKFGDLHVDVHQPDLLIRVDIRNAVYFYSQKEQAAGGLPIGTTGRSVLLLSGGIDSPVAGYMMAKRGVELLAVNFNSYPFTSERSDEKVLDLVKKLTPYIGSMDVHQVNILPIQKAIRMNCPEKEMTILSRRFMMRIAERIAKEQSAKSLITGESLGQVASQTMEGLQMTNSVVSLPVFRPLIGMDKTEIIEIAQRIDTFETSILPFDDCCSVFLPKHPVTHPKLGHIENSESALDIEALLNEVMESRKIVTIKKGD comes from the coding sequence ATGAAACAGGTAATTAGTTTAAGTTATGGTGAAGTGGCCCTTAAGGGTGGAAATAGAAAATATTTCGTAGATAAGTTGATGAAAAATTTAAAACTTGCTCTCCGCGGTTATGCGACAGATCGTATTTATCAGGATCGGACAAAGTTTTATATTGAATGTCCCTCTGAAATTGCAGATGAAGTGTATGAACAGGCGCGGAAGGTATTTGGCTTTGTGGTTTCAAGTCGTGCGGTCGTTTATGACAAAGACCCAGATCGATTGGCTGACCAAGCCCTAGAGTATGTTTCCTCAATCTTGGAAAAAGATCCAACGATCAAAAGTTTTAAATTTGAAACAAAACGAAATGATAAAAAGTTCCCAATGAAATCAATGGATATTAATCCGTTTTTGGGTGGTGTAATCTTAAAGAAATTCGGAGATTTACATGTGGACGTACATCAACCAGATCTGCTGATACGAGTTGATATTCGAAATGCGGTCTACTTTTATTCGCAAAAGGAGCAAGCAGCAGGTGGACTTCCTATTGGCACGACTGGACGAAGTGTTTTATTGTTGTCTGGTGGAATCGATAGTCCGGTTGCCGGTTATATGATGGCGAAACGTGGGGTGGAATTACTCGCGGTGAATTTTAATAGCTATCCATTCACCAGTGAGCGATCTGATGAAAAGGTATTGGATTTGGTAAAAAAATTAACGCCTTACATTGGTTCAATGGATGTCCATCAAGTGAATATTCTTCCTATTCAAAAAGCCATTCGTATGAATTGCCCGGAAAAAGAGATGACGATTTTATCGAGACGGTTTATGATGAGAATCGCAGAACGGATTGCCAAGGAGCAATCGGCGAAGTCTTTGATCACCGGAGAGAGTCTAGGACAAGTCGCATCGCAAACCATGGAAGGCTTGCAGATGACAAATTCAGTGGTTTCTTTGCCGGTGTTCAGACCCTTGATTGGAATGGACAAGACAGAAATCATTGAAATTGCGCAAAGGATCGATACCTTTGAAACCTCAATTTTGCCCTTTGATGATTGTTGTTCGGTCTTTTTGCCGAAACATCCGGTGACTCATCCGAAATTGGGGCATATTGAGAACTCAGAATCGGCATTGGATATTGAAGCATTATTGAATGAAGTCATGGAATCCAGAAAGATTGTAACAATAAAAAAGGGCGATTAA
- the rpsD gene encoding 30S ribosomal protein S4, which produces MARMKGPRFKQCRRLGLNVVGHPKAMNRAKRGTSRADKKLSSYGEQLLEKQRLRNYYNVMEKQFRKYVEKAINAEGVTGEVLVQTLERRLDNMVYRSGFGNSIRQARQMVSHGHILVNGKKVDIASYIVKVGDVISLREKSRKNDLYVANLENANFSVNYLTVDRKNFTSTLASMPSRSEVPIQIEDQLVVEFYSRML; this is translated from the coding sequence ATGGCAAGAATGAAAGGTCCACGTTTTAAACAATGTCGTCGTCTCGGATTGAACGTAGTAGGTCATCCAAAGGCGATGAACCGCGCCAAGCGCGGTACAAGTCGAGCAGACAAAAAGTTATCAAGTTACGGTGAGCAGTTGCTAGAAAAGCAACGTCTTCGCAACTACTACAATGTAATGGAGAAACAATTCCGTAAGTATGTTGAAAAAGCAATTAATGCAGAGGGTGTAACGGGCGAAGTTTTGGTTCAAACACTTGAGCGTCGATTGGACAACATGGTTTACCGATCAGGTTTCGGCAATTCAATCCGCCAAGCACGTCAAATGGTTTCCCATGGACATATCTTGGTTAATGGAAAGAAAGTCGACATCGCTTCATACATTGTTAAAGTAGGCGATGTGATCTCTCTTCGCGAAAAATCTCGCAAGAATGATCTTTACGTTGCAAACCTTGAGAATGCAAACTTTAGCGTGAATTACTTGACAGTTGATCGAAAAAACTTTACATCGACTTTGGCAAGCATGCCAAGCCGTTCAGAAGTTCCGATTCAGATCGAAGATCAACTTGTTGTCGAATTTTACTCGCGTATGTTGTAA
- a CDS encoding cysteine desulfurase family protein, whose product MNYMDHAATTPVRGDVIDAMVEMMKDQFGNPSSLHRMGLKAERAMETARNQIAKFLACRPEQIVFTSGGTEGNNLGMRGFLPMELPVGSNLCIGGVEHSSVLKVARELERRGVECRLLPVDCHGRILMDEAVKRIDEKTILLSVQHVNNEVGGIQPIDFLGKLIRKTAPKAHFHVDGVQAVGKIPVSLRSLNVDSYAFSGHKINATKGIGGLYLKDPKAIHPILWGSKQERGLRPGTENVPAIVGLGVAVAALQEEFQAHQASYIMSRNSLIKAMQERIDGILINTPLSLEEAAPHIVSVSFDGVKAEIVLHMLEMKEIYVSTGSACSSKARGNRILEQMGIAANWREGTLRISYGWETRVAEIDELMTALIQAVGQVRELTMR is encoded by the coding sequence ATGAATTATATGGATCATGCAGCAACTACTCCAGTTCGTGGGGATGTAATAGACGCTATGGTTGAAATGATGAAAGATCAATTTGGAAATCCTTCCTCCCTTCATCGAATGGGCCTTAAAGCGGAGCGTGCGATGGAAACGGCACGTAATCAGATTGCAAAATTTTTAGCCTGTAGACCGGAACAAATTGTTTTCACTTCTGGAGGAACGGAAGGTAACAACTTGGGAATGAGAGGCTTTCTGCCAATGGAACTTCCAGTCGGCAGCAATCTCTGCATTGGAGGCGTCGAACATAGTTCGGTTTTGAAGGTTGCCAGAGAACTAGAGCGACGTGGAGTAGAATGCCGGCTTTTGCCGGTTGATTGCCATGGACGTATTCTTATGGATGAAGCGGTTAAAAGGATCGATGAAAAAACGATCTTATTGTCCGTTCAGCATGTGAATAACGAAGTTGGTGGCATACAACCCATTGACTTTCTTGGGAAGCTTATTCGAAAGACAGCGCCTAAAGCACATTTTCATGTAGATGGCGTGCAAGCTGTTGGGAAGATCCCGGTTTCTTTGCGATCTTTAAATGTTGATAGCTATGCATTTTCGGGGCATAAAATTAATGCGACCAAAGGAATCGGCGGCCTGTATCTAAAAGATCCAAAAGCGATTCATCCCATTCTATGGGGAAGCAAGCAAGAACGTGGGCTGCGTCCTGGGACTGAAAATGTACCGGCAATTGTGGGCTTGGGTGTCGCTGTTGCAGCCTTGCAAGAGGAATTCCAAGCGCACCAAGCTTCGTATATCATGAGTCGTAACAGCTTGATTAAGGCCATGCAAGAGCGTATAGATGGGATCTTGATTAATACCCCTTTGTCCCTTGAAGAGGCTGCACCACATATTGTTAGTGTGTCTTTTGACGGGGTGAAGGCTGAAATTGTTTTGCATATGCTTGAGATGAAGGAAATCTACGTTTCGACGGGATCGGCCTGTTCTTCGAAAGCAAGAGGAAATCGAATTTTGGAACAGATGGGCATTGCTGCAAATTGGCGCGAAGGAACCTTGAGAATTAGCTATGGCTGGGAAACTCGTGTAGCGGAAATTGATGAATTGATGACGGCCTTGATTCAAGCCGTCGGCCAAGTAAGAGAATTGACGATGAGGTGA
- the addB gene encoding helicase-exonuclease AddAB subunit AddB, whose translation MEIIYGASGSGKSRWLYQELTKYDLDLFREVRLIVPEQFTLEAEQDYLQSTGQAGIFNFEIISFSRLIHQVVESYQPAAQQWMNDLGKILLLDQVLERAGDEVGDLKRLQGKPRLIQEFYRDLMDGKWGSESLEIAISALKEEEEELADKLDSLRTLLARYEMELAQEGLVDEVVYSQIACELIRTYRPFQDAVIWVDQFWGFSVLELEVLKAISEQTESIYVVLTREEGEGISLFEPVEQTIAALRDRWPSAKVRAFELSDEAQSSFCGIKEMAMGAMVPEKKYDGVGIALRSALQREEEVRFCASSIIEWHRSGMPYESMQLVVSEYEAYLPLIRRIFIQSEIPVHLDHNRKIADFPAAQGILSLLRFTESRKYVDLFAALKTGYFFVKDEMIDRLEIMTIQRGWIYYGEWQLPVFPKAEDALVDFLKELTQTSFANKGKGSSEEHWEKLKETMKILGFFERFRRADREMKLESSRLEHQSIWRGMQGVVEQMGTLHRGRVISRTAFVRQFILGCELIRVGVLPAICGEVMVRDLVRSRSTAKRLTFFLGVNEGKFPLVESQNGFFDFDEREELEKHDLKIGTTQTHQLRMQELAIYQIIATTTEQLIFLWSRKNQNYEDLLPAAWIRELDLWHNELSIRTINWKDLIFSKGESMRICRRVYRKLLAGQAVSLEEREFADRAFAELDEQKRVQLRNLLQYGNQVSTLSKPQAELLYARDETSITELEKQNECPFSHFVSYGLQPFVPHPYRIQDPDVGQVMHDLIEIGFQKQLDGELGPQTIDLVFDELADHYFEAYREGIFRKTNTSRYIEKQIRERIAASLHHLIMQNNSSDFQPMGQEMDFGAKDVNLKPLKVSLTEEREISLRGRIDRLDLYEKDKETYLRVIDYKSGKTVVDAEEMHAGVQLQLPAYMNVFRENFDEAKPIPAGLFYYYLDQPLPTLRQGTDLEKQIREFHKMQGMFLGEGDLLNAMDHTFQNTGTADSIAAKRLKNGNIQRNREIVSREEMDTILEENLVHIHRSIREIHEGKITIQPYQTAKRDACKNCSYGAICQFDEAFLENHCRGSEREECES comes from the coding sequence ATGGAAATTATTTACGGCGCTTCTGGGAGCGGAAAAAGCAGATGGCTTTACCAAGAATTAACGAAATATGATTTAGATTTGTTTCGTGAGGTGAGACTGATTGTTCCTGAACAATTCACACTGGAAGCGGAACAAGACTACCTGCAGTCGACAGGACAAGCGGGAATTTTTAACTTTGAAATCATCAGTTTTTCTCGTTTGATTCATCAGGTTGTAGAATCGTATCAACCAGCGGCACAACAATGGATGAATGATTTAGGGAAGATCTTGCTTCTTGATCAAGTATTGGAAAGAGCTGGAGATGAGGTCGGCGATCTAAAAAGATTGCAGGGGAAACCTCGATTAATTCAGGAATTTTATCGAGATTTAATGGATGGAAAATGGGGAAGCGAGTCCCTTGAAATAGCAATCAGCGCATTGAAAGAGGAAGAAGAGGAGTTGGCGGACAAGCTTGACTCCCTTCGCACGCTTTTGGCCCGGTATGAAATGGAATTGGCCCAAGAAGGCTTGGTTGATGAAGTCGTTTACAGCCAAATCGCTTGCGAGTTGATTCGTACTTACCGTCCCTTTCAAGACGCTGTGATTTGGGTCGATCAGTTTTGGGGTTTTTCTGTATTGGAATTGGAGGTTTTAAAAGCCATATCCGAGCAGACAGAGTCGATTTACGTGGTTTTGACAAGGGAAGAGGGTGAGGGCATTTCTCTTTTTGAACCGGTGGAACAAACCATAGCAGCACTGAGAGACAGATGGCCTTCTGCGAAAGTAAGAGCTTTCGAGCTTTCTGATGAAGCCCAATCTAGCTTTTGTGGGATTAAGGAGATGGCAATGGGCGCCATGGTTCCCGAGAAAAAATATGACGGGGTGGGGATTGCCCTTCGAAGTGCCTTGCAAAGGGAAGAGGAGGTGCGTTTTTGCGCATCTTCGATTATCGAGTGGCATCGATCAGGAATGCCCTATGAAAGCATGCAGTTGGTCGTTAGTGAATATGAAGCATATTTACCCTTGATCCGTCGAATCTTCATTCAGTCTGAGATTCCGGTTCATTTGGACCATAATCGGAAAATTGCCGATTTCCCGGCGGCGCAAGGAATCTTGTCCTTACTTCGTTTTACCGAATCGCGGAAGTATGTAGACTTGTTCGCTGCATTGAAGACCGGGTATTTTTTTGTCAAAGATGAAATGATTGACCGATTAGAAATTATGACGATCCAGCGCGGGTGGATCTATTATGGAGAATGGCAATTGCCTGTGTTTCCAAAGGCGGAGGATGCCCTTGTTGATTTCTTGAAAGAATTGACGCAGACGAGCTTTGCGAATAAGGGAAAAGGAAGCAGTGAAGAACATTGGGAAAAATTGAAAGAAACGATGAAAATCCTGGGCTTTTTTGAGCGATTTCGACGTGCAGATCGAGAGATGAAACTTGAATCCAGCAGATTGGAACACCAGTCAATTTGGCGAGGAATGCAGGGGGTTGTCGAACAGATGGGTACCTTGCACCGAGGACGAGTGATTAGTCGGACAGCCTTTGTCCGTCAATTTATTTTGGGTTGCGAATTGATTCGTGTTGGGGTTCTTCCTGCAATTTGCGGCGAAGTGATGGTGCGTGATTTGGTTCGCAGTCGATCGACCGCAAAACGACTTACCTTCTTTTTGGGTGTCAATGAAGGTAAGTTCCCTCTGGTTGAGTCGCAGAATGGATTTTTTGATTTTGATGAACGAGAAGAGTTGGAAAAGCATGATTTGAAAATAGGTACGACCCAAACCCATCAACTTAGGATGCAAGAATTGGCTATTTATCAGATTATCGCAACGACGACGGAACAATTAATTTTCTTGTGGAGCAGGAAGAATCAAAACTATGAAGACCTGTTGCCGGCCGCATGGATCCGTGAGTTGGATCTTTGGCATAATGAATTGTCGATTCGTACCATCAATTGGAAAGACTTGATTTTCTCTAAGGGTGAGTCGATGCGGATCTGCAGGCGGGTATACCGAAAATTACTGGCGGGACAAGCTGTATCTTTGGAAGAACGAGAGTTTGCTGATCGTGCATTTGCGGAATTGGATGAGCAAAAACGAGTTCAATTGCGAAATTTGCTTCAATATGGGAATCAGGTGAGCACGCTTTCAAAACCACAGGCTGAGCTTTTATATGCAAGGGATGAAACTTCGATTACAGAGCTGGAAAAACAGAATGAATGTCCCTTTTCACATTTTGTATCCTATGGATTGCAGCCATTTGTTCCCCACCCTTATCGCATACAAGACCCTGATGTTGGGCAGGTCATGCATGATTTGATTGAAATCGGGTTTCAAAAACAGCTAGATGGTGAACTGGGTCCTCAAACGATAGATCTCGTTTTTGATGAATTGGCGGATCACTATTTTGAGGCTTATCGGGAAGGCATATTTAGAAAAACAAATACCTCCCGTTACATTGAAAAACAAATACGAGAAAGAATTGCAGCTTCCTTGCACCACTTGATCATGCAAAACAATTCCAGTGATTTTCAACCCATGGGACAGGAAATGGATTTTGGAGCCAAGGATGTCAATCTGAAGCCACTAAAAGTATCTCTGACAGAGGAACGAGAGATTTCATTACGCGGTCGAATTGATCGCCTAGATCTTTACGAGAAAGACAAGGAAACCTATTTGCGGGTGATTGATTATAAATCAGGCAAAACGGTAGTGGATGCGGAAGAGATGCATGCAGGCGTACAGCTACAATTGCCAGCATATATGAATGTTTTTCGAGAAAACTTCGACGAAGCAAAACCGATACCGGCAGGTTTGTTTTACTATTACCTCGATCAGCCTTTGCCCACTTTGCGGCAGGGAACCGATTTGGAGAAACAAATCCGTGAGTTTCACAAGATGCAAGGTATGTTTTTGGGAGAAGGGGATCTACTCAATGCTATGGATCATACCTTTCAAAATACGGGAACTGCGGATTCGATTGCCGCAAAGCGCTTGAAAAATGGAAATATTCAACGGAACCGCGAGATTGTGAGTCGAGAGGAAATGGACACGATTTTAGAAGAAAACCTTGTTCACATTCACCGGTCCATACGAGAAATTCACGAGGGAAAAATAACGATTCAGCCGTATCAAACAGCCAAGCGAGATGCCTGTAAAAACTGTAGCTATGGCGCCATCTGTCAGTTTGATGAGGCATTTCTTGAGAATCATTGCCGCGGAAGTGAAAGGGAGGAGTGCGAGTCATGA
- a CDS encoding membrane protein, giving the protein MEKGMQTNTRKEGLDLLFLLVTFGGFFLLTGVSMGVSQMFSTLMETAYQLLVETVFYIMAIAVLAGAFGKVADEFGLIKKLNVIFSPLMRPLYNLPGSAFLGVITTFLSDNPAIISLTRNKDFLRYFKRHEIPCLCNLGTSFGMGLIVTTFMASLGYGKAAGIGLLGAVVGSIVSVRLMLRHTKKLVVDDGRPMKDPDTMEESQFSPVSESRTERMMRACLEGGKYGVEIGLEIVPGVLIICTVIMMLTFGPSETGYTGAAFEGIALIPRIGELFAPVTWLLFGFTSSESIAVPLTALGSVGASLSLVPKFLNEQIIGANEIAVFTAMGMCWSGFLSTHVAMLDALNFRQLIPKAISSHLVGGIAAGVSAHYLYLLFG; this is encoded by the coding sequence ATGGAGAAAGGTATGCAGACGAATACCAGAAAAGAAGGCTTGGATCTTCTTTTTTTATTGGTGACATTTGGTGGTTTTTTTCTCTTGACTGGTGTATCGATGGGTGTGAGTCAAATGTTTTCAACATTAATGGAAACCGCCTATCAGTTATTAGTCGAAACGGTCTTCTATATTATGGCGATTGCTGTTTTAGCTGGTGCTTTTGGAAAGGTTGCAGATGAATTTGGATTAATAAAAAAATTAAATGTGATTTTTTCCCCTTTGATGCGTCCGCTTTATAATCTTCCAGGCAGTGCATTTCTTGGGGTAATTACAACCTTTTTATCGGATAATCCTGCGATTATTTCTTTAACGCGGAACAAAGATTTTCTACGTTATTTCAAGCGCCATGAGATTCCTTGCCTTTGCAACCTAGGTACCTCATTTGGAATGGGCTTGATCGTGACAACATTTATGGCGTCGCTTGGATATGGAAAAGCTGCCGGAATTGGTTTGCTAGGCGCAGTGGTTGGCAGTATAGTTAGTGTACGATTGATGCTACGCCATACGAAGAAGTTGGTGGTCGATGATGGTCGACCGATGAAGGATCCTGATACGATGGAGGAGAGCCAGTTTTCACCCGTATCTGAATCTAGGACAGAACGCATGATGAGAGCCTGTTTGGAAGGCGGAAAGTATGGCGTCGAAATTGGCTTGGAAATTGTGCCGGGGGTGTTGATTATTTGCACCGTGATTATGATGTTGACCTTTGGTCCTTCAGAGACGGGCTACACGGGAGCAGCTTTTGAAGGGATTGCATTAATCCCGCGCATTGGCGAGCTTTTTGCTCCTGTCACATGGCTCTTGTTTGGTTTTACGAGCAGTGAGAGTATCGCAGTTCCCCTAACTGCTTTAGGTTCTGTGGGGGCTTCTTTGAGCCTGGTGCCAAAATTTTTAAATGAACAAATCATTGGAGCGAATGAGATTGCGGTTTTTACTGCAATGGGGATGTGTTGGAGTGGATTCTTAAGTACCCACGTTGCAATGTTGGATGCCTTGAATTTTCGTCAGTTGATTCCTAAAGCAATTTCTAGTCATTTGGTAGGTGGGATAGCCGCGGGGGTTTCGGCACATTATTTGTATCTGTTGTTTGGATAA
- the addA gene encoding helicase-exonuclease AddAB subunit AddA, with protein MKWTEEQARAIYSSDRKILVAAAAGSGKTAVLSERILTYLREGGEVTQLLVVTFTNAAAEEMKGRIRKKIQAEIQSETGNLQFWKRQIEQLEWASIQTFHSFCKKIIDQNLFLLPYDKGYRLIQNQERIRLRKEVIRQVLEQYYQSEDPSIQGIFKQFRTAKSDENLLDILERVMTFLRSQPERIHASLGEEEWDSILKGEMAIAFRSLEFVLQDLETVCELPGGPIKYKAALESDRQLIAILLRFLEEKDEGCFTQAKEWKFTRFQAIRKEEKAQLDEQLIDRVKKMRSFSKKLMKKWLDEFLIPVSNWSLNTTMAAQAKALMTLGRAADYAIKMRKIQEGVMDFDDLETYAYELLQQPKVAHRYRKRYAQIYVDEYQDTSHMQEAVLMKINHGNQLFFVGDGKQSIYQFRGATPELFLSKIREEDQGFSVIRLNQNFRSNARVIDGINAFFNRCMKVEFGGVNYQKTDQLQIGQIKTGVEKPKFVVVKDERGIAAEIDWIADQIQLLLDQGNPPDQIAVLARSLASVQDEFQQVFQKRGIPFQTNTQSNAMNAVEIRMYQSLLFYINGAISDTVLLAVMRLPIWGFSADELATIRGSQPQGRFELACRAYSKENHNSLGKKIQGFYRRITEIRARARLIPLADFLEELLEMDGLIGQISSLPGGFQREHGLKSYVMSLKARVHGNCATLHQLCRVIEEEQREGIAMSLPIPQTEQGVRLMTIHASKGLEFETVFIANASQSVNLRELYEPVQIHDEFGLAMACYHHKEKALDIPLEMKIAKERIRRQRVSEELRIFYVGMTRAVERLIVVSHDRFPARTREKQSYYATIYGGIESPSLYHWMVGAKIYSHPDWTYEEVEFLDGVAQVDAEDKLFLEKPQEQALAETDETAYSVKTHKKRKVNLTGWIRRGEEKQIVFEEKTKWIELGIAFHEVLEKLPLIQFISKEDALEALEKLQISRRITQETRQRVDEDLLWKWTQSDLGCRILQSKRVFREKSFVATLPDNDDALYAQGKLDCLFFEEDGWVLVDYKYRIHESHDLAVCQIHAYQEMLSICFNIHVKSAYLYEWVSGEAIEINLV; from the coding sequence ATGAAATGGACAGAAGAACAGGCACGCGCAATCTATTCTTCAGATCGAAAGATTCTGGTAGCGGCAGCAGCTGGATCAGGGAAAACGGCTGTGCTTTCAGAACGAATCCTAACCTACTTGAGAGAAGGAGGCGAAGTGACGCAACTTTTAGTTGTCACTTTTACCAATGCGGCTGCGGAAGAGATGAAAGGGAGAATTAGAAAAAAAATTCAAGCGGAAATACAAAGTGAAACTGGAAATCTGCAATTTTGGAAACGGCAGATTGAGCAACTGGAATGGGCATCTATTCAGACCTTTCATAGTTTTTGTAAGAAGATCATTGATCAGAATTTATTTCTTTTGCCCTACGACAAAGGCTATCGGTTGATTCAGAATCAAGAGCGAATTAGGCTTCGAAAGGAAGTCATACGCCAGGTACTGGAGCAGTACTATCAGTCTGAGGATCCTTCAATTCAGGGGATTTTCAAGCAATTTAGAACGGCAAAGTCGGATGAGAACCTTCTTGATATCTTGGAAAGAGTGATGACTTTTTTGAGAAGTCAACCAGAACGTATCCACGCTTCTTTGGGGGAAGAAGAATGGGACTCTATTCTTAAGGGGGAAATGGCGATCGCTTTTCGATCCTTGGAGTTTGTTTTACAGGATCTGGAAACGGTCTGCGAATTGCCTGGGGGACCGATCAAGTATAAGGCGGCACTGGAGTCGGATCGCCAATTAATCGCCATACTCTTGCGATTTTTAGAAGAAAAAGACGAGGGTTGTTTTACACAGGCGAAAGAATGGAAATTCACAAGATTTCAGGCTATCCGAAAAGAAGAAAAGGCCCAATTGGATGAACAATTGATCGATCGCGTGAAAAAGATGCGTTCTTTTAGTAAAAAACTGATGAAAAAGTGGCTTGACGAATTTCTCATTCCCGTTTCGAATTGGTCTTTAAATACCACCATGGCTGCGCAGGCAAAAGCCTTGATGACCCTTGGTCGGGCGGCGGACTACGCGATAAAAATGCGCAAGATCCAGGAAGGTGTGATGGATTTTGATGATTTGGAGACCTATGCCTACGAACTCCTTCAACAGCCAAAGGTTGCGCATCGATATCGGAAACGATACGCGCAGATCTATGTAGACGAGTATCAGGATACAAGTCATATGCAGGAAGCGGTTTTGATGAAGATCAATCATGGAAATCAATTGTTTTTTGTGGGAGATGGCAAGCAAAGCATTTATCAGTTTCGGGGTGCGACGCCGGAATTGTTTTTGTCAAAAATTCGTGAAGAAGACCAGGGATTTTCAGTGATTCGCTTAAATCAAAATTTTCGTTCCAATGCAAGGGTGATTGATGGGATCAACGCTTTTTTCAATCGCTGCATGAAAGTGGAATTCGGTGGTGTTAATTATCAAAAAACCGACCAGCTGCAAATTGGTCAAATAAAGACAGGTGTGGAAAAACCTAAGTTTGTGGTGGTGAAGGATGAGCGGGGCATTGCCGCAGAGATTGATTGGATTGCCGATCAAATTCAACTTCTACTTGATCAAGGGAATCCGCCGGACCAAATTGCGGTATTGGCGCGTTCTCTCGCTTCGGTACAAGATGAGTTTCAACAAGTTTTTCAAAAAAGAGGGATTCCTTTTCAAACCAATACGCAATCAAACGCCATGAATGCAGTGGAAATCAGAATGTATCAATCCCTACTATTCTATATCAACGGTGCCATTTCTGATACAGTACTCCTCGCGGTCATGCGATTGCCGATTTGGGGATTCTCTGCTGATGAATTGGCGACAATTCGCGGATCTCAACCTCAAGGAAGGTTTGAGCTGGCTTGTCGTGCCTATTCAAAAGAAAATCACAATTCTCTTGGCAAAAAAATTCAAGGTTTTTATCGAAGAATTACCGAGATCAGGGCGCGGGCAAGGCTCATTCCCTTGGCTGATTTTTTAGAGGAATTATTGGAAATGGATGGTCTGATTGGTCAAATTTCCAGTTTGCCTGGCGGATTTCAAAGAGAACATGGATTGAAGTCTTACGTAATGAGTCTGAAAGCCCGAGTCCATGGGAATTGTGCGACCCTTCATCAGTTATGTAGAGTCATTGAGGAAGAACAGCGTGAGGGAATCGCCATGTCCCTTCCAATTCCTCAAACTGAACAAGGTGTGCGTTTAATGACGATCCATGCCAGCAAGGGGTTGGAGTTTGAAACGGTATTTATTGCAAATGCCAGTCAGTCAGTCAACCTTCGCGAATTGTATGAGCCTGTTCAGATTCATGATGAATTTGGTTTGGCAATGGCCTGTTACCATCATAAGGAAAAGGCTCTGGATATTCCCCTTGAAATGAAAATTGCCAAGGAGCGAATTCGAAGACAGCGAGTGAGTGAAGAGTTGAGAATTTTTTATGTGGGGATGACAAGGGCGGTTGAACGTCTGATTGTTGTTTCTCATGATCGATTTCCTGCGAGAACCCGAGAAAAGCAGTCTTATTATGCGACAATTTATGGGGGAATCGAATCGCCTTCTCTCTATCATTGGATGGTTGGAGCCAAGATTTATAGTCATCCGGATTGGACATATGAAGAGGTTGAATTTTTAGATGGCGTAGCGCAGGTTGATGCAGAAGATAAACTTTTTCTTGAAAAGCCGCAAGAGCAAGCCCTTGCTGAAACCGATGAGACTGCGTATTCTGTAAAAACACATAAAAAAAGAAAGGTAAATCTGACGGGGTGGATTCGAAGGGGCGAGGAAAAACAGATTGTCTTTGAAGAAAAGACGAAATGGATCGAATTGGGTATTGCATTTCACGAGGTACTTGAAAAATTGCCTCTGATTCAATTTATAAGTAAAGAGGATGCCTTAGAGGCTCTTGAAAAATTGCAGATATCAAGGCGGATTACGCAGGAAACAAGGCAAAGGGTAGATGAAGATTTGCTTTGGAAGTGGACACAATCCGATTTGGGTTGCCGGATTTTGCAATCGAAGCGGGTCTTTCGGGAAAAATCTTTTGTGGCTACCTTGCCAGACAACGACGATGCTCTGTATGCCCAGGGAAAACTAGATTGTCTCTTTTTTGAAGAAGACGGCTGGGTATTGGTTGATTATAAATACCGGATTCATGAGAGCCATGATCTGGCGGTTTGCCAGATCCATGCTTATCAAGAAATGCTTTCAATTTGTTTCAATATTCATGTAAAATCGGCGTATTTGTACGAATGGGTTTCCGGTGAAGCGATAGAAATTAACTTGGTTTGA